AGGTCGTTTTTAAGGTCTTTGTAGATCTTATTTGCCTGTGGATCATGGGTTGGGCTGCGCTGATACGGCGAATCAAGGCTAGGGTCAGCTGGTCAGCGGTGGAGGCATGACGTTGAAGCAGGGATCGCTCGCGGTCTTCAATAGCCTAAGCGTTGTAGGACTTGGGTGCTTGGTTTGGCTAAGTTGAGCGTGTAGAAGTGCAATGCTGGTGCGCCGCCAGCGATCAGTCGCTCACATAATGCGGTGACGATGTCGGCGCCGAATGCGCGTACCGATTTGGTGTCGTCGCTGTAAGCCTGCATCTTTTTTGTAATCCAGCGGGGGATCTCGGCGCCGCACTGTTCGGAGAAGCGGCGCAATTGGTCAAAGTTTGAGATTGGCATGACCCCAGCAACAATGGGGATGTTGACGCCCAGCCGCTGTACTGCATCGACGAAGTGGAAATAGGCGTCTGGGTTATAAAAATACTGTGTGATGGCTGCATTGGCACCGGCGTCTACTTTGGCTTTGAAGTATTTAAGGTCGCTCAGTGCGTTGTTGGCTTGCGGATGGGTTTCCGGGTATGCGCCGACCTCCAGGTGGAAGTGATTGCCGTGCTCGCCACGGATGAAGGCAATCAGGTCGGCTGCGTAGCGGAAGTCGCCTGGGTGGCCCATGCCCGAGGGGAGATCACCACGTAGCGCCACGATGCGTTGGCAGCCAATGGCGCGGTACAGCTTGAGAAGTTCGCGGATTTCCTGGCGGCTGCCGCCCATACAGGACAGGTGCGGTGCCGCGTCGAAGCCATGGTGTTGACTGAGATGACGCACGGTTTCTGAGGTGTAACGGAGTGTGGAACCACCGGCGCCGAAGGTGCAGGAAACGTATTCTGGCGCGAATGCGTGCAGCCGATTTGCGGTCCTGTCCAACTGCGAGCGTTGATCGTCGTTTTTGGGTGGATAAAACTCGAAGCTGATGGGAATCATGGCAACGTGACCGGCGAGGCTGGGCTATTTTATCTCTTCATCCGGATGAATGTGAAATGGGGTGTCTGGAGCGATGCCTCTGGAAGTAGGATCCGCGTTGGTGACGCTATGGAGTAGGGGCCGTGTTTGTGCATTTTTTTATGCATATCACTCTCTGCATGCGGTGATACGGACGTTTTTTCTGTTACGTCAACGTGTTGGGCGATACACCACAGGATGCTGCTTGGGCGTACAGCACAATGCGACATAGGCGCTGCGGTAGATTTTTCTGTGAAACGCTCCGCCATCGTCATGTTTGCTTCAAGGTGTGGACACCATGTGTGTTGCCAACATCACGCCACAGCGGCGATGAGCCGAGATGTCATGTAGGGTTCCACGCATTGCCGATGGTAGAAGCGTGACAGCAGCAAGCGAGCGTTGATTGGCATGAAGATACGCAAGATCGCTGGACGATCATGCAATGGTGAAATCCACCTTGTTGAAAATTGCGTGGACAATGCAATACGGCGGGTGGGGACAATGGCTTTGGTCTTGACGGTGGATGAGTGTCATGACTTGCCTTTAAAAGAGGGGCGGTGGTTTTGGACGTGTGGTCTCTGCGGTGGTTTGCTGTCATTGCTGGCTTGTGTGGCGTACTGCACGTCTGAATTAACTCGGAATAAGTCCGTCTTGGCGATGCTGGTGAGCGTGCCATCATCCATGCAAGAGGCGGTATTCAGAGGTTTTGCCAGTGATGGTAGATTCCACGGTCCTGTTTTCCTAAGTGAATACTGAGCACAGCGATGACCCTCAATGTTTTCTGTCCTCATTCGGTGTACTTGATCGGTCTGCGGCGCGCGAGTAGAGGCGGTATGGTGGCCACGTCAGCATCGTTAACGCTGCTATGTCGACGATGTGTTGTCGATCATCGAGCACGTGTGCTGCAAGGTGGTGGGGAGGGATGGCAATGACCGATTGAACAGAGAGTATGTGGGGTCGATTCAGCACTTCGCTAAGGTTGCCCACCCAGGTTGAGTACGATGGGTAGTGGGATAGGTGGGGATGCTCCGAGCAAGACACCGAGAAGCATACTTTGCGTCCGAATCAGAGACATGCTTACGGTGCTTGGTCGAAGAATTCCTGAGCCTTTTGCAATGTTTGTGGGAAATTGCAGTCTTTTTTGTCTTCTACTTCCCTAATTCAAAGGTCATATTGAGTGAGACGTTTACACTGTTCTCACCCGGCGAGATCGGGGTATCTATATCGGCCTTCATGTTCATAGCGCGGGCGACCATCATCCTCACTGGGCGTGTGCCGCCGCTGCGGTTCTCGGAGAGATCAATGACCCGACGTACCTTAAGACCCAGACGGTCTGCATAGGATTTGGCTTGGGCTTGGGCTTTCTGTAACGCGGAGAAGCGTGCTTCGTCGTAGGCCGACTCAATCTGGTCGATCTCGAAGTTAGGGCCATTGAGCTGGCTGATGCCGTTAGCTGTCAAAACGTCTATGACCTTACCGAGCTTGGCAAGATCGCGCACCTTGATGTTGATGGTATTGCTGGCTTGGTAGCCGGTGAGTTTTTGACCAAGCTTTTCTTGATACACATATTGCGGGTAAAGCGAAACGCTGTTGGTTTGTACATCCTTATCGGCGATGCCAGCGGTCTTAATGCCGGCCATCACACGGCTCATTCGTTCGGCGTTCTGGCCCATTGCGGTGCTGCTGCTGGGGGCTTGGGTGAACACGCTTGCCGATAGAGTGGCGATGTCTGGAGTGCGCTTGCTCTCTCCCTCTGTGGAAATGCTCAGCAAGGTGCCGTCGCTGGGCAGGTTGCAGTTGGAAGAGGTGTGAGCATGGGCGCTGATGGCCAATCCCGTGAACAGGGACATGGCAATCAGCAGTGGTAGTAATGCAATACGCATCAATTTCTCCTTCGATGGTGAATACACCGTGAGTCAGCGTGGTGTGTCGCTAATGAATACATCGTGATCTGAGAAGGGTAACGTAGTTTGGTGCGCGCGCGGGTTATTCTTCACCGCATGCTCTATCTTGCCTCCCGCTCGCTTTGTCGTCAGCAATTACTGCAACGTCTGGACGTTCCTTTCCAAATCCTTGATCTGCACATTCCTGAGGTGCGTGGGCCGGACGAATGTCCCGAGGATTATGTGCGCCGGGTAGCACAACAAAAGGCGCAGGCGGGTTTGGCAAGGCTGGGGGATGCGTTGGCGCCGAAGGTGTTGGGTGCGGATACCGAAGTCGTGCTTGATGGCCGTGTCTTCGGCAAACCGGCCGATTTTGCTGAAGCAACCGCGATGTTGGTGGCTTTATCCGGGCGTACTCATCAGGTGATGACAGCGGTAGCGCTGGTGACACCTGGAGGTGTGTCGGCGCAGGTGTTGGTCGTTTCGGAAGTGAGCTTTGCGTCGTTGAGTCAAATACAGATCGTGCGTTACGTGGACAGTGGCGAGCCGATGGGTAAAGCCGGGGCATACGCCATTCAGGGGCGCGGCGAGTGTTTTGTAAGCCATCTGGTCGGTAGTTATTCTGGGGTGATGGGGTTGCCGCTGCAGCAAACCGCGCAATTGCTGGCGACGTTTGAGGATATTTAGATGTCAGAGGAGATACTGGTTAACGTGACTTCCAGTGAGACTCGTGTGGCAGTCATCGAAAATGGCCTGCTGCAGGAACTGCACATCGAGCGCGATGGATGCCGTGGCGTGGTTGGGAATATCTATAAAGGCAGAGTGCAGCGGGTCATGCCCGGGATGCAGGCGGCCTTCCTTGATGTGGGACTGGAACGCACCGCGTTTCTGCATGTTAACGATGTGATACGGGCGGCGCCTGCTGCTCCCAGTGTGATTGATACCGAGGAAACCACGCTACCACCGCCTTCATCCGTGATACCGATTGTTGAGTTGCTGCGCGATGGACAGGACGTGATCGTGCAGGTGCTGAAGGAGCCGATAGGTACGAAGGGTGCGCGTCTGACTACTCACATCAGCATTCCTTCGCGCTATTTAGTATTGCTGCCGCACTCTAAGGTGGTCGGGGTTTCAGTTCGGATCGAGGACGAAGCCGAGCGTGCACGGTTGAAATCAGTCGTTACTGATCTGGCGGTTCAGTATGGTTGCTACGGTTATATCGTCCGTACCAATGCCGAAGGCCAGCCGGCCGATGTGCTTGCCGAGGACCTCGCCTATTTGTCGCGAGTCTGGAGTGTGGTGGAGCGACGTGGGCGTGAATTGCCTTCGTGCAGCCTCCTCTATGAGGACCTGAGTCTTTCGTTACGTTCGGTACGTGATCTGATCCGTAAAGATGTGGAGAAGATCAAGGTGGACTCGAAGGAAGCTTTCGGCCAGTTGCAGGGATTCGTGGCGAAATATATGCCGGTGCTTGCAGAGAAACTGGAATTGTATGTTGGCGACCATCCGATCTTCGATCTTTACGGTGTTGAGGAAGAGATCAGACGTGCTTTGGATAGGCAAATCCCGCTCAAATCCGGAGGCTACCTGGTGATCGAGCAAACCGAGGCGATGACCACGGTGGATGTAAATACTGGTTCGTTTGTCGGTCAGTGCACGCTTGAAGAAACGGTGTTCCGTACTAATCTGGAGGCGGCGCAGGTGTTGGCGCGTCAACTGCGGCTGCGTAACCTGGGAGGGATTATCGTCATCGATTTTATCGACATGGAAGACCTGGAACACCGCCGCCAAGTGTTGCGTGTGTTGGAGAAAGCATTGCTGCGTGACCATGCCAAGACCACAGTGTACGATTTTTCACCACTGGGTTTGGTTGAGATGACGCGTAAGCGTACGGTCGAGAGCCTGCAGCGGCAGTTGTCTGAAACGTGCCCGGAATGCGGGGGACGTGGCACGATAAAAACGGCTGAGACGGTGACCTACGAAATATTCCGTGAGATCACCCGAGCAGTGTCCCAATTCGATGCAGTGCGGTTGTTGGTGATTGCTGCACCCAAGGTGGTGTCCAGGATGACGGATGAGGAGTCCGCCGCAGTTGCTGAGCTGGAGGGGGGGCTTGGTAAGGCGATTTGCTTTCAGGCTGATCCACAGTATTTGCAGGAACAGTATGACGTGGTGCTGTTGTGAATGACTTGGCGGGATCTGTGGTATGCGCAGTGGATGTATGGCTGTGGGTGTTCATCGCGTGTGTGGCAAGGTGCTTGCTTCACCGCAGATGGACATGATGGCTTCCCATGCGGCCGATTTTTCCAAGATTACTGTTGTCTAGGATGTCTGCTCTGTTGAGCTTTCCCCGTGTGTTCCGTTATGCGGCGTACGCTTGCGTTGGTGTATTTGTCGCAGTGGCGCTGGCGGTGGGAATATTCAGCCAGCTCCTGCCACTCGTCGAACGTCATCCACAGCAAGTGGCAGACTGGCTCAGTGCACGTACCGGTCAACCTGTGCGCTTCGATGCGCTGAGTACATGCTGGACTCAGCGCGGTCCATTGCTGCGTTTGCAGGGAGTGCGTATCGGTCCACAGGGGAAGGTGGGGATTGGGGAAGCGGAGGTGCTGGTGGCGATGTATACCGGATTGCTTCCAGGGCGTTCGCTGATCGAATTGCGTCTGCGTGGGGTGGCGCTGACTGTACATCGCGATGCTGCTGGGCGCTGGTCGGTCTATGGGTTGCCTAGCGACGTCGGCGGCGATCCGCTGGATGTATTGCGACGGCTTGGTGAGTTACAGGTGATTGGGGGTCGGCTCAGTGTCGATGCCCCATCGTTCGGATTGAGTACGACGTTGTCGCGGATCAACCTGCGTGTGCGTGTGGTCGGAGAGCGGCTACGCGCTGGTGTTCATGGTTGGTTGGATTCAGTGCGTGCGCCGGTCACAGGGGTGCTCGATTTCAATCGTGTCAGTGGGGATGGCGCTGCTTATATTGAGGCGCTGCCGACCGAGTTGGCGTCTTGGTCTCCATTGCTTACTGGTGTGATGGGAGGTATCAGCATCCGTGATGGCGATGGCCATGTGCAAGTCTGGACGCAGTTGCATCGCCACCAGGTCGAGCGGGTGACGGTGCAAGCGCATCTACAACGGATCCGATTCGAGGGTATGCATCTTGCTGGACAGACAATGGTGCCGAGTGTGTTTTGGCCGCAGCTACAGGCGCTTGCACGCTGGCAACGTCAGGGTGACGGCTGGCGCATTGTGGTGCCTCGGTTGCGGATGGGTGAATCGAAACGGCTACAGAGATTGGATGGATTGGTGATCGAGGGTGGTTCGTTTTATACGCTCAGTGCACCAGGTGTTTTGGATGCTGGAACAGTACTAGCGGTGCTGGCGCTCGGCGATTGGCTTGCGCCGGATCTGCGCACGTGGTTACAGCGTGCACGGCCACAGCTAAGTGTTGCTGGATTACACGTGCGGAGCCAGGCTGATGGCCGGCTATGGGTGGCTGGCCGCTTTGACCGGCTTGGTTTCCTGCCTGTGGACAATGCGCCTGGTCTGAGTGGAGTCCGTGGTACGTTGGAGGCCGATGCACAGGGGGGAGTGTTGACTCCGGATCCGTCTGCGTCCGTGCGTCTTGATTGGCCTTCCGGGTTTGGAGGCAGCCATGAAATCCACTTGACTGGGCGGATTGTCGGTTGGCGTCAAGGTGATGGTTGGAAAGTTGCAACGCCAGCGTTGCGAGTGCAGGCGGCCGATTACGGGGCAGATGTGCGTGGTGGGTTGTGGTTCGAAGGCCATGGCACCTTGCCGCGTATCTCAATGGCCATGCAGCTGGACGATGTCGCGGTGCCGGTGGCCAAGCGCTTCTGGGTTCGTTCCAAGATGAGCCATGAGCTGATTGGTTGGCTTAATAGTGCTCTGGTGGATGGCTTGGCCAGTGGTGGCTTTGCCATCATTGAGGGCGAATTGCAGGACTGGCCGTTTAAGAACCACAACGGTTATTTTGAGGCGGCTGGCCGTATTCATAATGGGGTGATGCGATTTCAGCGTGAGTGGCCCGCATTGGAAAAGCTCGATGCTGACGTCGCCTTTACCAGTACTGGTTTCTCGCTGCATGGAAGAAGCGAACTTGCTGGTGTGCCGGCCATCCAGTGCGAGGCAGGTATTGAGGATTTTGAGAGGGGCGATCTCTATGTACGCGCCCGCGTCCAGAGCGATGCCACCCAGCTGCTGGGGCTGTTGCGGCGCAGTCCGTTGCATCGACACTATGCTGATACTTTGGACAATGTCAGTGCCGCCGGCCCAGCGAATGTCAGTTTCGATATGCAGCTACCTTTGCGCCATAAGGAAAATGCCGACTATGGCCATTTGGGCGGTGAGGTGATGCTGGGCAATGTGCGTTTTACCGAACGGCGTTGGAACCTCACTTTTGAGAATGTGCGTGGCCCGGTGCGCTACAGCAGCAGTGGTTTCAGCACTGAGGGCTTGCATGTCCTGCATCAGGGATTGGAGGGGCGCTTAAGTTTGCGTGCGGGCGATGCGGTCGATGATCCAGCACAGGTATTCCAGGCGCGGCTGTCGGCAGCGGTCAACGTCAAGTCTCTGCTGCATCATGCCCCGCAGATGGATTGGTTGCGGCCTTATGTATATGGCACTTCGCAGTGGCGGATCGGTCTAGATCTGGCCAAGAGTGTGGCTGAGGCACACAAGGTTGCTGGTCACTTAACGCTGGATTCGGACCTGGTTGGTACTGGGTTCAACTTGCCGGCACCGTTGGACAAAGGGAGCGGCAGACTGTTGCCTACTCATGTTGATGTTGCTTTACCAATGGAGCAGGGCGATATTGCTTTGACATTGGATAAATTGGCTGCGGCGCGCGTGCGCAATCGTGGGAGTGGCATCGGTGTGCGTGTGGTCATGGGAGGTGACAGTGTGCGCGAAGCACCGCCCGAGCATGGCTTGGTTCTCATTGGACGTAGCGCTTCGCTGGATGCGATCGACTGGATCCGATTAGTGCGTGGTGGGTCTGCGGCTTCCTCTGATTTGCCGTTGCGACTGATTGACCTGCAGATCGATCGTCTGTTGCTATTGGGTGGGGTATTTCCGAATACTCGATTGCAGCTGCGTCCTGTGCATCAGGCAGTAGCGGTGACGGTGAATGGGTCGGCACTGTCTGGTCAACTGAACATTCCCGAGTCAAATGACGGTACTGTCACTGGCACTTTAGGTGTACTGCACTGGCAGGCTGCGCAGGCTCCGTGGATGAAGGGACCTGGAGCGGTGCAGCGTCCGATGGCTGATGTCGATCCAGCTTCGATCCCATCCTTGGCGTTCGAGGTGGACGATGTGAAGTTCGGCCAGACCAAGTTCGGGCGTATGGAGCTACGTACCCGGCGTCTGCCTGAGGCGATGCAGTTAGATCAATTGCAGATGAATTCCCCGAATCAGCGGCTATCGATGGTCGGCACTTGGCGGGGCAAGGGGGAGGCCGCTAGCACCCGGCTGTCGCTGCGGGTAGACAGCCGTGATCTTGGAGAGTTGGCACAAACGATCGGTTACGGAGCGCAATTGCGTGGTGGTGAGGGGGGTATTGAGCTTAATGCTGGTTGGAATGGATCACCGATTGGCTTCCACTTGCCTTCACTGAGCGGTGATTTGAAAGTGGCTGCGCGTAATGGTCAGTTACTGGAGCTCAAGCCTGGGGCTGGTCGGGTCCTTGGATTACTCAGCGTGACTCAGCTGCCACGGCGGCTGATGCTCGACTTCCGCGATTTCTTTTCTAAGGGGCTGGCGTTTAATCGGCTCGACGGTGAAGTGCACTTTGGCGATGGGCAGGCGCGCACAGATGGACTCAAGATCGAGGGCCCAGCAGTGAATATTGCGATCCGTGGTCAGGCCGATTTGGCTGCGCAGACGTTCGATCAGATCGTGGATGTGAATCCCAAAAGTGGCAACCTGTTAACCGTGGTCGGTGCGGTGGCTGGAGGTCCGGTTGGCGCGGCGGTTGGTGCGGCAGCCAACATGGTACTTAGCAAGCCATTAGGTGCGATCGGTGCCAAGACCTACCATGTGAGCGGGCCGTGGAATGATCCAAAAGTCGAGGTGCTCAACCGGGAGTCGCGTCAGCATGACAAGCCGTCTGTTAGTAAGTAGGAGAATACCGGTGGTGCTGGTTGGCAGATGTATTCTGATGATGAGGCGGGTATTTGCCGCGTTCATCTGACTCAATCGTGCTGATGCAACGCGAGTGCTTGCGTGTTTCTTGATCCGCCCCCATCCTTGGCTCATGAAAAATACCGCACTCTCTGTAGCTGAATCCCAGCTGTTGCTGCCTTCCGGTTTGGATGGCGGCCAAATTGATTCTATTTTCGGAACCTTACTCGGACCGGGCGTCGATTTTGGTGACCTGTATTTTCAGCACGCCCGACGTGAGAGTTGGAGTATAGAGGATGGTATTGTCAAGGATGGAAATCACTCGATTGAGCAGGGTGTAGGTGTGCGTGCCATTGCCGGTGAGAAGACGGGCTTTGCTTATTCCGATGACATCCACCGCGAAGCGTTGCTTGAGGCGGCATATGCAGCGCGTGCGATTTCGCGTTCACCTGGGAACGGAGTGCAAGGGACACATGCGTTGTTGCGCAGTCAGGAACGGGCGCTGTGCTTGTACCCGGCCTTGGATCCGGTAGGTGAGATGGATAACGCTGAGAAGATTGCGGTGATGCGGCGTATCGATCAGTTATTGCGTGCTGCTGATCCGCGTGTGACCCAGGTGATGGTGAATTTGTCTGGTGGTGTCGATGTGGTGTTGGTGGCGCGCAGTGATGGTGTGCTTGCTGCCGATGTGCGTCCGTTGGTGCGATTGAACGTGCAGGTGATCGTTGAAGATCATGGTCGCCGTGAATCCGGTTATGCCGGTGGTGGTGGGCGTTATGGGTATGCTGAATTGTTCGCCGATGGCCGCCCGGACGCGTTTGCACGGGAGGCGCTTCGTCAAGCGTTGGTCAATCTTGAGGCGATCCCTGCTCCCGCTGGTGTCATGCCGGTTGTGCTCGGTGCTGGCTGGCCTGGTGTGTTGTTGCACGAGGCGGTTGGTCATGGTCTGGAGGGCGATTTCAACCGTAAGGGCACCAGTGTTTATGCTGGTCGTATTGGTGAGCGCGTCGCTTCGCCTGGGGTAACGATCGTTGACGATGGTACCTTGGATGGCCGTCGTGGTTCCCTCAACATTGACGACGAAGGCACGCCCACCCAATGCACCACATTGATTGAAGATGGCGTGTTGGTCGGCTACATGCAGGACACATTGAATGCTCGGTTGATGGGTGTGGCATCGACGGGCAATGGTCGCCGTGAATCGTTTGCGCACTTGACGATGCCACGCATGACTAATACCTATATGCGTCCTGGTGCACATAGCCGCGAGGAGATGATCCGTTCGGTCAAGAAGGGCCTCTATGCAGTCAATTTCGGTGGTGGTCAAGTCGACATTACCAGCGGTAAATACGTGTTTTCGGCGACAGAAGCCTATCTGATTGAGGATGGCCGGGTGACTGCCCCGATCAAGGGGGCCACGCTGATTGGCAACGGTCCTGAGACGATGCAGCGGGTCCGCATGATTGGCGATGACTTGGCTTTGGATGCGGGGGTGGGTATCTGTGGCAAAGAGGGACAGAGTATCCCTGTCGGTGTTGGCCAACCCTCGTTACTGATTGATGCATTAACCGTGGGTGGGACCCAGGCATGAATGCGGTTAGGACGTAAGATGCTCGAAGCGCTTTTGCTGATTCTGCCGCGTGAAGTACTGTCTTTCATTGAATGCTGTTGATTGTTGTTATCGCAATCACAGCAGAGGCAGGTGTTTCAATCAATGATCGAACAGGAGAGAGGATGTGATTGAAACCAGATACAGCGGAGGTCGCTTTGAGTGAGGTTTGCTTGGCTATCTATAGCCGTTTGTTGCATGAATGCCTCTTTGGCCTTGGATGGTGTCATTTTTAAATTGCAGCTCTACATTTTGGCAGCACCGCCCTTGGTGATTCAGACTCGGTTGTGTGCTGCGGTGCAGTGAGATTTTTTTAGAGAGTATGCAAGATGTTGTTGATATTACGTTTCTGATAGTTGCCGGTGGAGCACGGCGAAAATTTTTTTATTCGGGTCGGTATGGCATTGAAACGGCAATATTTATTCAGCGACCTTTACTCTTGTGCACGAGGTCAAAAGATGGTGTGCATCGCAGTATGATTCGATCGATCATTGTGCTCCTCGATACTCATCTTCGCTGCTTTGGGTGATGATCAACGCGTGTAGTACTTGGTACAGTTCGCGGAATGCGTGTGGCGGTTTGTTCCTGGTTTGTTCGGCTTTGGTGTTGCGCAGTAATTGGCGCAGTCTGGCGCAATCTGCCTGTGGATATTCGTCTAACAGTTCAGTGAGCGCGCTGTCACCCTCTTCGAGCAGGCGTTCTCGCCAGTGTTCGATCCGATGCAGGATTGCAACCTCACGCTGTGCGTGCATGCCGCTGGCATCGAGTTGCTCGCGGATCGCATCAAGTGTTGTGGGGTCTTCACGTCGCATGTGTTTGGCGAGAAAGGCAAGCTGGCGCTTGCGCGCAATGTGTGATGTGATCCGTTTGGCTTCGGTGATGTGCGGCAGCAGTGCCTCGGGGATGGGCAGCTTGGCCAGCTGAGCCGGGGTGAGTGCTACCAGCTTCTCGGCGAGTGTTAGTACCTCCAGTGATGTGCGGCGTTGTTGGCTGCGGCTGGGACTAAGGAATTCGCCGGTTTCTTTATTACATCCACGCATCGCACCATTCTTCCGCATTTGAAAATAAACTTTATCGACCGTGTACGTATGCACGCTGACTTCAACAGGATAAGACATTGAACGCATGTTCCACAGACCTCCATAGTGTTGTTGACAGCCAGGTGCGTCTGGATGTCCTGGCGGATATTTCCCAGCGGTTGCTGGAGCGCGCCCGCGCTTGTGGCGCCACCCAGGCCGAAGTGGGGTGTAGTGAGGACCGCGGGTTGGATGTGAACGTGCGTATGGGCGAGGTGGAGACGGTTGAGTCCACGTGCGATCGCAGCATTGCGGTCACGCTTTATTTCGGCCAGCGTAAGGGCAGTGCCAGTACTGCTGATTTGCAAGAAGCAAGCTTGGATGCCACGGTCGCCCAAGCGTGCGCTATTGCTCGTTACACCGAGGATGATCCGGCGACCGGGTTGGCTGATCCAGCGCGGATGGCAACGGTATTCCCAGACCTGGACAGTTGGCACCCGTGGGCCTTGGAGGTCGGTGCTGCGCTGGATCTGGCACTCGCTTGCGAAGCAGCAGGCCGCGCCGCTGATTCGCGTATCGCCAATTCTGACGGTGCTTCAGTCAGTACTCGTTTTGCTTTGTCTGTCTATGCCAACTCGCATGGTTTTGTCGGCCGCGAGCGCGTGACTCAGCATTCGATGAGCTGCGCCTTGATCGCTGGTCAGGGCGATGGCATGCAGCGTGATGGCTGGTATACCCACGCCTTGGCGCGAGAGGATCTGGAGTCGCCGGCCGCAGTGGGACGTAAGGCGGCCGAGCGCACCGTCGCGCGGTTGCAGCCGCGTTCGCTCACCACGACTCAGTTACCAGTCTTGTTCGTTCCAGAGGTAGCACGTTCGTTGATTGGTCACCTGATCACCGCGATTTCCGGGGGGG
This region of Xylella taiwanensis genomic DNA includes:
- the tldD gene encoding metalloprotease TldD, which gives rise to MKNTALSVAESQLLLPSGLDGGQIDSIFGTLLGPGVDFGDLYFQHARRESWSIEDGIVKDGNHSIEQGVGVRAIAGEKTGFAYSDDIHREALLEAAYAARAISRSPGNGVQGTHALLRSQERALCLYPALDPVGEMDNAEKIAVMRRIDQLLRAADPRVTQVMVNLSGGVDVVLVARSDGVLAADVRPLVRLNVQVIVEDHGRRESGYAGGGGRYGYAELFADGRPDAFAREALRQALVNLEAIPAPAGVMPVVLGAGWPGVLLHEAVGHGLEGDFNRKGTSVYAGRIGERVASPGVTIVDDGTLDGRRGSLNIDDEGTPTQCTTLIEDGVLVGYMQDTLNARLMGVASTGNGRRESFAHLTMPRMTNTYMRPGAHSREEMIRSVKKGLYAVNFGGGQVDITSGKYVFSATEAYLIEDGRVTAPIKGATLIGNGPETMQRVRMIGDDLALDAGVGICGKEGQSIPVGVGQPSLLIDALTVGGTQA
- a CDS encoding Maf-like protein; the encoded protein is MLYLASRSLCRQQLLQRLDVPFQILDLHIPEVRGPDECPEDYVRRVAQQKAQAGLARLGDALAPKVLGADTEVVLDGRVFGKPADFAEATAMLVALSGRTHQVMTAVALVTPGGVSAQVLVVSEVSFASLSQIQIVRYVDSGEPMGKAGAYAIQGRGECFVSHLVGSYSGVMGLPLQQTAQLLATFEDI
- a CDS encoding SIMPL domain-containing protein; translation: MRIALLPLLIAMSLFTGLAISAHAHTSSNCNLPSDGTLLSISTEGESKRTPDIATLSASVFTQAPSSSTAMGQNAERMSRVMAGIKTAGIADKDVQTNSVSLYPQYVYQEKLGQKLTGYQASNTINIKVRDLAKLGKVIDVLTANGISQLNGPNFEIDQIESAYDEARFSALQKAQAQAKSYADRLGLKVRRVIDLSENRSGGTRPVRMMVARAMNMKADIDTPISPGENSVNVSLNMTFELGK
- the yjgA gene encoding ribosome biogenesis factor YjgA: MRGCNKETGEFLSPSRSQQRRTSLEVLTLAEKLVALTPAQLAKLPIPEALLPHITEAKRITSHIARKRQLAFLAKHMRREDPTTLDAIREQLDASGMHAQREVAILHRIEHWRERLLEEGDSALTELLDEYPQADCARLRQLLRNTKAEQTRNKPPHAFRELYQVLHALIITQSSEDEYRGAQ
- the rng gene encoding ribonuclease G — its product is MSEEILVNVTSSETRVAVIENGLLQELHIERDGCRGVVGNIYKGRVQRVMPGMQAAFLDVGLERTAFLHVNDVIRAAPAAPSVIDTEETTLPPPSSVIPIVELLRDGQDVIVQVLKEPIGTKGARLTTHISIPSRYLVLLPHSKVVGVSVRIEDEAERARLKSVVTDLAVQYGCYGYIVRTNAEGQPADVLAEDLAYLSRVWSVVERRGRELPSCSLLYEDLSLSLRSVRDLIRKDVEKIKVDSKEAFGQLQGFVAKYMPVLAEKLELYVGDHPIFDLYGVEEEIRRALDRQIPLKSGGYLVIEQTEAMTTVDVNTGSFVGQCTLEETVFRTNLEAAQVLARQLRLRNLGGIIVIDFIDMEDLEHRRQVLRVLEKALLRDHAKTTVYDFSPLGLVEMTRKRTVESLQRQLSETCPECGGRGTIKTAETVTYEIFREITRAVSQFDAVRLLVIAAPKVVSRMTDEESAAVAELEGGLGKAICFQADPQYLQEQYDVVLL
- the metF gene encoding methylenetetrahydrofolate reductase [NAD(P)H], translating into MIPISFEFYPPKNDDQRSQLDRTANRLHAFAPEYVSCTFGAGGSTLRYTSETVRHLSQHHGFDAAPHLSCMGGSRQEIRELLKLYRAIGCQRIVALRGDLPSGMGHPGDFRYAADLIAFIRGEHGNHFHLEVGAYPETHPQANNALSDLKYFKAKVDAGANAAITQYFYNPDAYFHFVDAVQRLGVNIPIVAGVMPISNFDQLRRFSEQCGAEIPRWITKKMQAYSDDTKSVRAFGADIVTALCERLIAGGAPALHFYTLNLAKPSTQVLQRLGY
- a CDS encoding YhdP family protein, with product MRPIFPRLLLSRMSALLSFPRVFRYAAYACVGVFVAVALAVGIFSQLLPLVERHPQQVADWLSARTGQPVRFDALSTCWTQRGPLLRLQGVRIGPQGKVGIGEAEVLVAMYTGLLPGRSLIELRLRGVALTVHRDAAGRWSVYGLPSDVGGDPLDVLRRLGELQVIGGRLSVDAPSFGLSTTLSRINLRVRVVGERLRAGVHGWLDSVRAPVTGVLDFNRVSGDGAAYIEALPTELASWSPLLTGVMGGISIRDGDGHVQVWTQLHRHQVERVTVQAHLQRIRFEGMHLAGQTMVPSVFWPQLQALARWQRQGDGWRIVVPRLRMGESKRLQRLDGLVIEGGSFYTLSAPGVLDAGTVLAVLALGDWLAPDLRTWLQRARPQLSVAGLHVRSQADGRLWVAGRFDRLGFLPVDNAPGLSGVRGTLEADAQGGVLTPDPSASVRLDWPSGFGGSHEIHLTGRIVGWRQGDGWKVATPALRVQAADYGADVRGGLWFEGHGTLPRISMAMQLDDVAVPVAKRFWVRSKMSHELIGWLNSALVDGLASGGFAIIEGELQDWPFKNHNGYFEAAGRIHNGVMRFQREWPALEKLDADVAFTSTGFSLHGRSELAGVPAIQCEAGIEDFERGDLYVRARVQSDATQLLGLLRRSPLHRHYADTLDNVSAAGPANVSFDMQLPLRHKENADYGHLGGEVMLGNVRFTERRWNLTFENVRGPVRYSSSGFSTEGLHVLHQGLEGRLSLRAGDAVDDPAQVFQARLSAAVNVKSLLHHAPQMDWLRPYVYGTSQWRIGLDLAKSVAEAHKVAGHLTLDSDLVGTGFNLPAPLDKGSGRLLPTHVDVALPMEQGDIALTLDKLAAARVRNRGSGIGVRVVMGGDSVREAPPEHGLVLIGRSASLDAIDWIRLVRGGSAASSDLPLRLIDLQIDRLLLLGGVFPNTRLQLRPVHQAVAVTVNGSALSGQLNIPESNDGTVTGTLGVLHWQAAQAPWMKGPGAVQRPMADVDPASIPSLAFEVDDVKFGQTKFGRMELRTRRLPEAMQLDQLQMNSPNQRLSMVGTWRGKGEAASTRLSLRVDSRDLGELAQTIGYGAQLRGGEGGIELNAGWNGSPIGFHLPSLSGDLKVAARNGQLLELKPGAGRVLGLLSVTQLPRRLMLDFRDFFSKGLAFNRLDGEVHFGDGQARTDGLKIEGPAVNIAIRGQADLAAQTFDQIVDVNPKSGNLLTVVGAVAGGPVGAAVGAAANMVLSKPLGAIGAKTYHVSGPWNDPKVEVLNRESRQHDKPSVSK